The Mesorhizobium sp. M1D.F.Ca.ET.043.01.1.1 genome contains a region encoding:
- the nuoG gene encoding NADH-quinone oxidoreductase subunit NuoG — MAKLKVDGKEITVPDHYTLLQAAEDAGAEVPRFCFHERLSIAGNCRMCLIEVKGGPPKPQASCAMGVRDLRPGPNGEPPEIFTNTPMVKKAREGVMEFLLINHPLDCPICDQGGECDLQDQAMAFGVDSSRYHENKRAVEDKYIGPLVKTVMNRCIHCTRCVRFTTEVAGISELGLIGRGEDAEITTYLEQAMTSELQGNVIDLCPVGALTSKPFAFQARPWELTKTESIDVMDAVGSAIRVDSRGREVMRILPRVNEAVNEEWISDKTRFIWDGLRTQRLDRPYVRKNGKLVPASWAEAFAAIKDEVGKTAPERIGAIAGDLAAVEEIYALKLLMAALGSKNIDCRQDGAVLDPSLGRASYIFNPTIEGIEQADAVLIIGANPRFEASVLNARIRKRWRVGNLPVGVIGEIGDTRYDYELIGAGPESLKDLAEGNGTFFEVLKKATHPLIIVGQGALARADGAAVLGQAARLAAAVDAVTADWNGFAVLHNAAARVGGLDVGFVPGEGGKNVAGMLGETDLLFLLGADEIDMARTGGAFAVYIGTHGDAGAHRANVILPAAAYTEKSGTYVNTEGRVQQTNRAGFAPGEAREDWAILRALSDVLGKKLPFDSLAQLRAKLYGEYPHLARIDQVLAGSADDVARAAKLGGRLNKGAFTSPVKDFYLTNPIARASAVMAECSALAKSGFKQAAE; from the coding sequence ATGGCAAAGCTTAAGGTCGACGGGAAAGAGATCACGGTACCCGACCATTACACGCTGCTGCAGGCGGCCGAGGACGCCGGCGCGGAAGTGCCGCGCTTCTGCTTCCATGAACGGCTGTCCATCGCCGGGAACTGCCGCATGTGCCTGATCGAGGTGAAGGGCGGCCCGCCCAAGCCGCAGGCTTCCTGCGCCATGGGCGTGCGCGACCTGCGCCCCGGCCCGAACGGCGAGCCGCCGGAGATCTTCACCAACACGCCGATGGTCAAGAAGGCCCGTGAAGGCGTGATGGAGTTCCTGCTGATCAACCATCCGCTCGATTGCCCGATCTGCGACCAGGGCGGCGAGTGCGACCTGCAGGACCAGGCGATGGCCTTCGGCGTCGATTCCTCGCGCTATCACGAGAACAAGCGCGCGGTCGAAGACAAGTATATCGGCCCGCTGGTGAAGACGGTGATGAACCGCTGCATCCATTGCACGCGCTGCGTCCGCTTCACCACCGAGGTTGCCGGCATTTCCGAGCTCGGCCTGATCGGCCGCGGCGAAGACGCCGAGATCACAACCTATCTCGAACAGGCGATGACCTCGGAGCTGCAGGGCAATGTCATCGACCTCTGCCCGGTCGGCGCGCTGACCTCCAAGCCGTTCGCCTTCCAGGCAAGGCCCTGGGAGCTGACCAAGACGGAATCGATCGACGTCATGGATGCCGTCGGCTCGGCGATCCGCGTCGATTCGAGAGGCCGCGAAGTGATGCGCATCCTGCCGCGCGTCAATGAAGCGGTGAACGAGGAGTGGATCTCCGACAAGACCCGCTTCATCTGGGACGGCCTGCGCACGCAGCGCCTCGATCGCCCCTATGTGCGCAAGAACGGCAAGCTCGTTCCGGCCAGCTGGGCGGAAGCCTTCGCCGCGATCAAGGACGAGGTGGGCAAGACCGCGCCCGAGCGTATCGGCGCCATCGCCGGCGACCTCGCCGCGGTCGAGGAAATCTACGCGCTCAAGCTTCTGATGGCAGCGCTCGGCTCGAAGAACATCGACTGCCGCCAGGACGGCGCCGTGCTCGATCCGTCGCTCGGGCGCGCCAGCTACATCTTCAATCCGACCATCGAAGGCATCGAGCAGGCCGACGCGGTGCTCATCATCGGCGCCAATCCGCGCTTCGAGGCCTCGGTGCTCAACGCCCGCATCCGCAAGCGCTGGCGCGTCGGCAACCTGCCGGTCGGCGTCATCGGCGAGATCGGCGACACGCGTTATGACTATGAGCTCATCGGCGCCGGTCCGGAATCGCTGAAGGATCTGGCTGAGGGCAACGGCACGTTCTTCGAGGTGCTGAAGAAGGCGACGCATCCGCTGATCATCGTCGGCCAGGGCGCGCTGGCGCGCGCCGACGGGGCGGCGGTGCTCGGCCAGGCGGCCAGGCTCGCGGCAGCCGTCGATGCCGTGACGGCCGACTGGAACGGCTTTGCCGTGCTTCACAATGCTGCAGCCAGAGTCGGCGGCCTCGATGTCGGCTTCGTGCCGGGCGAGGGCGGCAAGAATGTCGCCGGCATGCTTGGCGAGACGGATCTCCTGTTCCTGCTCGGCGCCGACGAGATCGACATGGCCAGGACCGGCGGCGCCTTCGCCGTCTATATCGGCACGCATGGCGATGCCGGCGCGCACCGCGCCAACGTCATCCTGCCTGCCGCGGCCTACACCGAAAAGTCCGGTACCTATGTCAACACCGAGGGTCGCGTGCAGCAGACCAACCGCGCCGGCTTCGCGCCAGGCGAGGCGCGTGAGGACTGGGCGATCCTGCGGGCGCTTTCGGATGTGCTCGGCAAGAAGCTGCCGTTCGACAGCCTGGCGCAGCTGCGCGCCAAGCTCTATGGCGAATATCCGCATCTCGCCCGCATCGACCAGGTCCTGGCCGGCAGCGCGGACGATGTCGCCAGGGCGGCGAAGCTCGGCGGGCGGCTGAACAAGGGCGCCTTCACCTCGCCGGTGAAGGACTTCTATCTGACCAACCCGATCGCGCGGGCCTCGGCCGTGATGGCTGAATGCTCGGCGCTGGCCAAAAGCGGCTTCAAGCAGGCGGCGGAATAA
- the nuoH gene encoding NADH-quinone oxidoreductase subunit NuoH translates to MDTFFSFYVLPALLILLKSVVLIVVLLIGVAYLLYADRKIWAAVQLRRGPNVVGPWGTLQAFADLLKFVFKEPVIPSGANKGVFLLAPLVSAVLAISAWAVIPVNEGWAIANINVGILYVFAISSLEVYGVIMGGWASNSKYPFLGALRSAAQMVSYEVSIGFVIVTVLLCVGSLNLSDIVMSQQDGLGTKLGLPNTFLDWHWLSLLPMFVVFFISALAETNRPPFDLVEAESELVAGHMVEYSSTPFLLFFLGEYVAVVLMCALATILFLGGWLPPFDFAPFTWVPGVIWFVLKICLMFFMFSMVKAFVPRYRYDQLMRLGWKVFLPISLFMVVATAAFLKITGFA, encoded by the coding sequence ATGGACACCTTCTTCTCCTTCTACGTGCTGCCGGCGCTGCTGATCCTTCTGAAGTCGGTCGTGCTGATCGTCGTGCTGCTGATCGGCGTTGCTTACCTGCTCTATGCCGACCGCAAGATCTGGGCAGCCGTGCAACTGCGCCGCGGCCCGAACGTCGTCGGCCCCTGGGGCACGCTGCAGGCTTTCGCCGACCTTTTGAAATTCGTCTTCAAGGAGCCGGTGATCCCGTCCGGCGCCAACAAGGGCGTCTTCCTGCTGGCGCCGCTGGTGTCGGCGGTGCTGGCGATTTCGGCCTGGGCGGTCATTCCGGTAAATGAGGGCTGGGCGATCGCCAACATCAATGTCGGCATCCTCTATGTCTTCGCCATCTCCTCGCTCGAGGTCTATGGCGTGATCATGGGCGGCTGGGCATCGAACTCGAAATATCCGTTCCTCGGCGCATTGCGCTCGGCCGCGCAGATGGTGTCCTACGAAGTCTCGATCGGCTTCGTCATCGTTACGGTGCTGCTTTGCGTCGGCTCGCTCAACCTCTCCGACATAGTCATGTCGCAGCAGGACGGCCTGGGCACCAAGCTCGGCCTGCCCAACACCTTCCTCGACTGGCACTGGCTGTCGCTGCTGCCGATGTTCGTGGTGTTCTTCATCTCGGCGCTGGCCGAGACGAACCGTCCGCCATTCGACCTGGTCGAGGCGGAGTCCGAACTCGTCGCCGGCCACATGGTCGAGTATTCCTCGACGCCATTCCTGCTGTTCTTCCTTGGCGAATATGTCGCCGTCGTGCTGATGTGCGCTTTAGCCACCATCCTGTTCCTCGGCGGCTGGCTGCCGCCGTTCGACTTCGCGCCCTTCACCTGGGTGCCGGGGGTGATCTGGTTCGTGCTCAAGATCTGCCTGATGTTCTTCATGTTCTCGATGGTGAAGGCCTTCGTGCCGCGCTACCGCTACGACCAGCTGATGCGGCTGGGCTGGAAGGTCTTCCTGCCGATCTCGCTGTTCATGGTCGTCGCCACCGCGGCCTTCCTCAAGATCACGGGGTTTGCGTGA
- the nuoI gene encoding NADH-quinone oxidoreductase subunit NuoI, protein MSALGQAAKALLLKDFVSAFFLSMRQFVAPKETINYPHEKGPISPRFRGEHALRRYPNGEERCIACKLCEAICPAQAITIEAGPRRNDGTRRTVRYDIDMVKCIYCGFCQEACPVDAIVEGPNFEFATETREELYYNKEKLLANGDRWERELARNIALDAPYR, encoded by the coding sequence ATGTCCGCTCTTGGCCAAGCTGCAAAGGCGCTGCTGCTGAAAGATTTCGTCAGCGCCTTCTTCCTGTCGATGCGCCAGTTCGTGGCGCCGAAGGAGACGATCAACTATCCGCACGAGAAGGGGCCGATCAGCCCGCGCTTCCGTGGCGAGCATGCGCTGCGCCGCTACCCCAATGGCGAAGAGCGCTGCATCGCCTGCAAGCTCTGCGAAGCGATCTGCCCGGCGCAGGCGATCACCATCGAGGCCGGCCCGCGCCGCAACGACGGCACGCGCCGCACCGTGCGCTACGACATCGACATGGTGAAATGCATCTATTGCGGCTTCTGTCAGGAAGCCTGCCCGGTCGACGCCATTGTCGAGGGGCCGAATTTCGAATTCGCGACCGAGACGCGCGAGGAGCTTTACTACAACAAGGAAAAGCTGCTCGCGAACGGCGATCGCTGGGAGCGGGAACTGGCGCGCAACATCGCGCTGGACGCGCCCTATCGCTGA
- a CDS encoding NADH-quinone oxidoreductase subunit J, which translates to MLSGLEAAFFYLFAFIAVASAFMVISSRNPVHSVLFLILTFFNAAGLFMLTGAEFLAMILLVVYVGAVMVLFLFVVMMLDVDFAEMKQGALQYAPIGALVGLILAAELIVVLGGYSFAPQLASTVAKQTPDLAARSNTAALGDILYTDYLYYFQIAGLVLLVAMIGAIVLTLRHKEGVKRQSIAAQVGRTPATGMEIRKVKSGEGI; encoded by the coding sequence ATGCTGAGTGGACTAGAGGCGGCCTTTTTCTACCTCTTCGCCTTTATCGCCGTGGCGTCGGCCTTCATGGTCATTTCGTCGCGCAACCCCGTGCATTCCGTGCTGTTTCTGATCCTCACCTTCTTCAACGCTGCCGGCCTCTTCATGCTGACCGGCGCCGAGTTCCTGGCGATGATCCTGCTCGTCGTCTATGTCGGCGCGGTGATGGTGCTGTTCCTGTTCGTCGTCATGATGCTCGACGTCGACTTCGCCGAGATGAAGCAGGGCGCGCTGCAATACGCGCCGATCGGCGCGCTGGTCGGGCTGATCCTGGCGGCGGAACTGATCGTCGTGCTCGGCGGCTACAGCTTCGCGCCGCAGCTGGCCTCCACGGTGGCCAAGCAGACGCCGGATCTCGCCGCGCGCTCCAACACGGCCGCGCTCGGCGACATCCTCTACACGGACTACCTCTATTACTTCCAGATCGCCGGCCTCGTGCTCCTGGTCGCCATGATCGGCGCCATCGTGTTGACGCTGCGCCACAAGGAAGGCGTCAAGCGGCAGTCTATCGCCGCCCAGGTCGGCCGCACGCCGGCGACGGGCATGGAAATCCGCAAGGTCAAGTCGGGCGAGGGTATCTGA
- the nuoK gene encoding NADH-quinone oxidoreductase subunit NuoK, with protein MVVGIAHYLTVSAILFTLGVFGIFLNRRNIIVILMSIELILLAVNINFVAFSAALHDLVGQVFALFVLTVAAAEAAIGLAILVVFFRNRGSIAVEDVNQMKG; from the coding sequence ATGGTCGTCGGCATCGCGCATTACCTGACCGTATCGGCGATCCTGTTCACGCTCGGCGTGTTCGGCATCTTTTTGAACCGACGCAACATCATCGTCATCCTGATGTCGATCGAACTGATCCTGCTCGCGGTCAACATCAACTTCGTCGCCTTCTCGGCGGCGCTGCATGACCTCGTCGGACAGGTCTTCGCCCTGTTTGTGCTGACGGTCGCCGCGGCCGAGGCCGCGATCGGACTTGCCATTCTTGTCGTCTTCTTCCGCAACCGCGGCTCGATCGCGGTCGAAGACGTGAACCAGATGAAGGGTTGA
- the nuoL gene encoding NADH-quinone oxidoreductase subunit L, which translates to MYQAIVFLPLLGFLIVGLFGNSLGAKASEYITSGFLVISGVLSWIAFFTVGFGHGEVFTVPVLRWIQAGGLDAAWALRIDTLTVVMLVVVNTVSALVHIYSIGYMHHDPDRPRFFAYLSLFTFAMLMLVTADNLVQMFFGWEGVGLASYLLIGFWYKKPSANAAAIKAFVVNRVGDFGFALGIFGVFVLFGSVNLGTVFANAASFLPAEGAPEGAAVLTFLGNALDKHTALTVVCLLLFMGAMGKSAQVPLHTWLPDAMEGPTPVSALIHAATMVTAGVFMLARLSPLFELSHSALTVVVFIGAFTAFFAATVGLVQNDIKRVIAYSTCSQLGYMFVALGVGAYGAAIFHLFTHAFFKALLFLGSGSVIHAVSDEQDMRNMGGLRTLIPKTYWMMVIGTLALTGVGIPATVIGTAGFFSKDAIIEASFASHNAVAGFAFILLVIAAGFTSFYSWRLIFMTFHGEPRASHEVMHHVHESPPVMLVPLYVLAAGALFAGIAFHGAFIGEGYGEFWKASLFTLPENHILHEIHELPLWVELAPFIAMVIGFAVAWKFYIRSPELPRSVAANHRLLYGFLLNKWYFDELYDFLFVRPAKRLGRFLWKTGDGAIIDGLGPDGISARVVDVTNRVVKLQTGYLYHYAFAMLIGVAALVTWMML; encoded by the coding sequence ATGTACCAGGCCATCGTCTTCCTTCCGCTGCTCGGCTTCCTGATTGTCGGCCTGTTCGGCAATTCGCTCGGCGCAAAGGCATCCGAATACATCACCTCCGGCTTCCTGGTGATCTCGGGAGTGCTGTCGTGGATCGCCTTCTTCACCGTCGGCTTCGGCCACGGCGAGGTGTTCACCGTGCCGGTGCTGCGCTGGATCCAGGCCGGCGGGCTCGATGCCGCCTGGGCGCTGAGGATCGACACGCTCACGGTCGTGATGCTGGTCGTCGTCAACACCGTGTCGGCGCTGGTCCATATCTATTCGATCGGCTACATGCACCACGATCCGGACCGGCCGCGCTTCTTCGCCTATCTGTCGCTGTTCACCTTCGCGATGTTGATGCTGGTGACGGCGGATAATCTGGTGCAGATGTTCTTCGGCTGGGAAGGCGTCGGCCTCGCCTCCTACCTGCTGATCGGCTTCTGGTACAAGAAGCCCTCCGCCAACGCCGCCGCCATCAAAGCCTTCGTCGTCAACCGCGTTGGCGACTTCGGCTTCGCGCTCGGCATCTTCGGCGTCTTCGTGCTGTTCGGCTCGGTCAATCTCGGCACCGTCTTTGCCAACGCCGCGTCCTTCCTTCCGGCCGAAGGCGCGCCGGAGGGCGCCGCCGTACTCACCTTCCTCGGCAATGCGCTCGACAAGCACACGGCGCTGACGGTGGTCTGCCTGCTGCTCTTCATGGGCGCCATGGGCAAGTCGGCGCAGGTGCCGCTGCACACCTGGCTGCCCGACGCCATGGAGGGCCCGACGCCCGTCTCTGCGCTGATCCATGCCGCCACCATGGTGACGGCCGGCGTGTTCATGCTGGCGAGGCTTTCGCCGCTGTTCGAGCTGTCGCATTCGGCGCTCACCGTCGTAGTCTTCATCGGCGCCTTCACCGCCTTCTTCGCGGCGACCGTCGGTCTGGTCCAGAACGACATCAAACGCGTCATCGCCTATTCGACCTGCTCGCAACTCGGTTACATGTTCGTGGCGCTCGGCGTCGGCGCCTATGGCGCGGCGATCTTCCACCTGTTCACGCACGCCTTCTTCAAGGCGCTGCTCTTCCTCGGCTCGGGTTCGGTCATCCACGCCGTCTCCGACGAGCAGGACATGCGCAATATGGGCGGCTTGAGGACGCTTATCCCCAAGACCTACTGGATGATGGTGATCGGCACGCTGGCGCTGACCGGCGTCGGCATCCCGGCGACGGTGATCGGTACCGCCGGCTTCTTCTCCAAGGACGCCATCATCGAAGCATCCTTCGCCAGCCACAATGCGGTCGCGGGCTTCGCCTTCATCCTGCTGGTGATCGCCGCCGGCTTCACCAGCTTCTACTCCTGGCGGCTGATCTTCATGACCTTCCACGGCGAGCCGCGCGCCAGCCACGAGGTCATGCATCACGTGCATGAATCGCCGCCGGTGATGCTGGTGCCGCTCTATGTGCTGGCCGCCGGCGCTTTGTTTGCCGGCATCGCCTTCCACGGCGCTTTCATCGGCGAAGGCTATGGCGAGTTCTGGAAGGCATCGCTGTTCACGCTGCCGGAGAACCACATCCTGCACGAGATCCACGAATTGCCGCTGTGGGTGGAACTGGCGCCGTTCATCGCCATGGTCATCGGCTTCGCGGTTGCCTGGAAGTTCTACATCCGCTCGCCGGAGCTGCCGCGGAGCGTCGCTGCCAACCATCGCCTGCTCTACGGCTTCCTGCTCAACAAGTGGTACTTCGACGAACTCTACGACTTCCTGTTCGTGCGCCCGGCGAAGCGCCTTGGCCGGTTCCTGTGGAAGACCGGTGACGGCGCCATCATCGACGGGCTCGGCCCCGACGGCATCTCGGCGCGCGTCGTCGACGTCACCAACCGGGTCGTCAAGCTGCAGACCGGCTATCTCTACCACTATGCCTTCGCCATGCTGATCGGCGTGGCCGCTCTCGTCACCTGGATGATGCTCTGA
- a CDS encoding NADH-quinone oxidoreductase subunit M: MTDWPILSLVTFLPLVGVLLILPISDNSENARRNIRSIAFITTAFTFVVSLFIWKGFDNSQAGFQFVEKHAWLDSGISYHMGVDGISMLFVILTTFLMPLSILASWEAIEKRVKAYMIAFLILETLMIGVFCALDIVLFYVFFEGGLIPMFIIIGVWGGKRRVYASFKFFLYTLAGSVLMLLAIMAMFFQSGTTDITTLLTHNFPANMQTWLWLAFFASFAVKMPMWPVHTWLPDAHVEAPTAGSVILAAILLKMGGYGFLRFSLPMFPLASETFAPLIFTLSVVAIIYTSLVALMQEDMKKLIAYSSVAHMGFVTMGIFAMNQEGVQGAMFQMLSHGLVSGALFLCVGVIYDRMHTREIDAYGGLVNNMPKYATVFMIFTMANVGLPGTSGFVGEFLTMLGVFRVNTWVAFFAATGVILSAAYALWLYRRVIFGALTKESLKNLLDLSPREKAIIYPLVVLVIFFGVYPAPVFDATTQSVKALVTNVTASINSAQTAAAN, encoded by the coding sequence ATGACCGACTGGCCAATCCTCTCGCTGGTCACCTTCCTGCCGCTGGTTGGTGTTCTGCTCATTCTGCCGATCAGCGACAACAGCGAAAACGCGCGCCGCAACATCCGCTCGATCGCCTTCATCACGACGGCGTTCACCTTCGTGGTGTCGCTGTTCATCTGGAAGGGCTTCGACAATTCGCAGGCCGGCTTCCAGTTCGTCGAGAAGCACGCCTGGCTGGATTCAGGCATCTCCTACCATATGGGCGTCGACGGCATCTCGATGCTGTTCGTGATCCTGACCACCTTCCTGATGCCGCTCAGCATCCTCGCCTCATGGGAGGCGATCGAGAAGCGGGTCAAGGCTTACATGATCGCCTTCCTGATCCTCGAGACGCTGATGATCGGCGTGTTCTGCGCGCTCGACATCGTGCTCTTCTATGTCTTCTTCGAGGGCGGCCTGATCCCGATGTTCATCATCATCGGCGTCTGGGGCGGCAAGCGGCGCGTCTATGCATCGTTCAAGTTCTTCCTCTATACGCTCGCCGGCTCGGTGCTGATGCTGCTCGCCATCATGGCGATGTTCTTCCAGTCAGGCACGACCGACATCACCACGCTGCTGACGCACAACTTCCCGGCCAACATGCAGACCTGGCTGTGGCTCGCCTTCTTCGCCTCCTTCGCGGTGAAGATGCCGATGTGGCCGGTGCACACCTGGCTGCCGGACGCGCATGTCGAGGCGCCGACCGCCGGCTCGGTCATCCTGGCCGCCATCCTCCTGAAGATGGGTGGATACGGCTTCCTGCGCTTCTCGCTGCCGATGTTTCCGCTGGCGTCGGAGACATTCGCGCCGCTGATCTTCACGCTGTCCGTCGTCGCCATCATCTACACCTCGCTGGTGGCGCTGATGCAGGAGGACATGAAGAAGCTGATCGCCTATTCGTCGGTCGCCCATATGGGCTTCGTCACCATGGGCATCTTCGCGATGAACCAGGAAGGCGTGCAGGGCGCGATGTTCCAGATGCTCAGCCACGGCCTCGTCTCCGGCGCGCTGTTCCTGTGCGTCGGCGTCATCTACGACCGCATGCACACACGCGAGATCGACGCCTATGGCGGCCTGGTCAACAACATGCCGAAATACGCCACCGTGTTCATGATCTTCACCATGGCCAATGTCGGCCTGCCGGGCACCAGCGGCTTCGTCGGCGAGTTCCTGACCATGCTCGGCGTTTTCCGGGTCAACACCTGGGTGGCCTTCTTCGCCGCCACCGGCGTGATCCTGTCGGCCGCTTACGCGCTCTGGCTCTACCGCCGCGTGATCTTCGGCGCACTAACGAAGGAAAGTCTGAAGAACCTGCTCGACCTGTCGCCGCGCGAGAAGGCGATCATCTACCCGCTGGTCGTGCTGGTCATCTTCTTCGGCGTCTACCCGGCGCCGGTGTTCGACGCCACGACGCAGTCGGTCAAGGCACTCGTCACCAACGTCACCGCATCCATCAATTCCGCGCAGACCGCGGCGGCGAACTGA
- the nuoN gene encoding NADH-quinone oxidoreductase subunit NuoN: MTPDLLSSLSLSTPELILAIGALALLMVGAYSRSNNTTTVTGLAVAVLVIAGLWLASSGGEGAAYGSAFVQDSFGRFMKMLALIGSAVTLVMSMRFARQEHFDKFEYPVLIVLCTLGMMLMISANGMIGLYLGLELQSLAIYVLAAINRDNLRSTEAGLKYFVLGALSSGMLLYGISLVYGYTGNTGFHEIATALGSGERQLGLVFGLVFVLAGLAFKISAVPFHMWTPDVYEGAPTPITAFLAAAPKMAAMALIVRVTMGAFKPIAADWQQIVVFISIASMALGAFAAIGQTNIKRLMAYSSIGHMGYALVGLAANSQAGVRGVAIYMLIYLVMTLGTFAFILAMRRKEGNVEQIGDLAGLASTNPMMATILTILMFSLAGIPPLAGFWGKWYVFLAAINAHLYALAIIGVLASVVGAYYYLRIIKIMWFDEPVGGFVPMASELRLVLGVSGAFVLFYVLIGGPIGSYAEAAAKTFF, from the coding sequence ATGACGCCGGACCTTCTCTCCAGCCTTTCGCTCTCGACGCCGGAGCTGATCCTCGCCATCGGCGCGCTGGCGCTTCTGATGGTGGGCGCCTATTCGCGCTCCAACAACACGACGACGGTGACCGGCCTAGCGGTCGCGGTGCTTGTGATCGCCGGCCTGTGGCTGGCTTCCTCGGGCGGCGAGGGGGCTGCCTACGGCAGCGCCTTCGTCCAGGATTCCTTCGGCCGCTTCATGAAGATGCTGGCGCTGATCGGCTCGGCCGTGACGCTCGTCATGTCGATGCGCTTCGCCAGGCAGGAGCATTTCGACAAGTTCGAATATCCGGTGCTGATCGTGCTCTGCACGCTCGGCATGATGCTGATGATCTCGGCCAACGGCATGATCGGGCTCTATCTCGGCCTCGAGTTGCAGTCTCTGGCGATCTATGTGCTGGCGGCGATCAACCGCGACAACCTCCGCTCGACCGAGGCCGGCCTCAAATATTTCGTGCTCGGCGCGCTGTCGTCCGGCATGCTGCTCTACGGCATCAGCCTGGTCTACGGCTACACCGGCAATACCGGCTTCCACGAAATCGCGACGGCGCTCGGCAGCGGCGAGCGCCAGCTCGGCCTGGTCTTCGGCCTGGTGTTCGTGCTCGCGGGCCTTGCCTTCAAGATCTCCGCCGTGCCGTTCCACATGTGGACGCCGGACGTGTATGAAGGCGCGCCGACGCCGATCACCGCCTTCCTGGCCGCGGCGCCGAAGATGGCGGCGATGGCGCTGATCGTGCGCGTCACCATGGGCGCCTTCAAGCCGATCGCCGCCGACTGGCAGCAGATCGTCGTCTTCATCTCGATCGCCTCGATGGCGCTCGGCGCCTTTGCCGCCATCGGCCAGACCAACATCAAGCGCCTGATGGCCTATTCCTCGATCGGCCACATGGGCTACGCGCTGGTCGGCCTTGCCGCCAACAGCCAGGCCGGGGTGCGCGGCGTCGCCATCTACATGCTGATCTATCTGGTGATGACGCTCGGCACCTTCGCCTTCATCCTCGCCATGCGGCGCAAGGAGGGCAATGTCGAGCAAATCGGCGATCTCGCCGGCCTGGCTTCAACCAATCCGATGATGGCCACCATCCTCACCATCCTGATGTTCTCGCTGGCCGGCATCCCGCCGCTCGCGGGCTTCTGGGGGAAGTGGTACGTGTTCCTGGCCGCCATCAACGCGCATCTCTACGCGCTGGCGATTATCGGCGTGCTGGCTTCGGTGGTGGGCGCCTATTATTACCTGCGCATCATCAAGATCATGTGGTTCGACGAGCCTGTCGGCGGCTTCGTGCCGATGGCCAGCGAACTGCGGCTCGTTCTCGGCGTCAGCGGCGCCTTCGTGCTGTTCTACGTGCTGATCGGCGGACCGATCGGCAGCTACGCCGAAGCCGCCGCAAAGACCTTCTTCTGA
- a CDS encoding biotin--[acetyl-CoA-carboxylase] ligase, giving the protein MAFRLAPTAASEGFRIEAHDSVGSTNALALEHARTGDPGKLWVVSKKQESGRGRRGRAWATPEGNLAATLLLVPGGELRLAATLGFVAGLALADALDAVVPQGRIAVALDGVSEGRNRFELKWPNDVLASGAKLAGILLESAMLDGGRFAVAVGIGVNVVAYPQDLPYPATSLKALGANCDAETLFLALSDAWSENARLWDDGRGLTAIRKRWLARAAGLGGEVAVRIDGNVVRGVFETIDEDCRFVIRDDDGSVLTIAAGDVHFGAVASARV; this is encoded by the coding sequence ATGGCATTTCGGCTGGCTCCAACCGCGGCGTCGGAGGGATTCCGGATCGAGGCCCATGACAGCGTCGGCTCGACCAATGCGCTGGCGCTCGAGCATGCGCGGACCGGCGATCCCGGCAAGCTCTGGGTGGTCTCGAAGAAGCAGGAAAGCGGGCGAGGGCGGCGCGGCCGCGCCTGGGCGACGCCCGAGGGCAATCTGGCGGCGACGCTGCTCCTGGTTCCCGGCGGCGAGCTCAGGCTTGCCGCAACGCTCGGCTTCGTCGCCGGGCTTGCGCTTGCGGATGCGCTCGACGCCGTCGTCCCGCAAGGCCGGATCGCCGTTGCCCTGGACGGCGTCAGCGAAGGACGCAATCGCTTCGAATTGAAATGGCCGAACGACGTGCTGGCCTCCGGCGCCAAGCTCGCCGGCATCCTGCTGGAGTCGGCCATGCTCGATGGCGGCCGCTTTGCCGTCGCCGTCGGCATCGGTGTCAATGTCGTGGCTTACCCGCAGGATCTGCCTTATCCGGCGACTTCGCTCAAGGCGCTGGGCGCCAATTGCGATGCCGAGACGCTGTTCCTGGCGCTCTCCGACGCATGGAGCGAAAATGCCCGATTGTGGGACGACGGGCGCGGGCTTACCGCCATCAGGAAGCGCTGGCTGGCCCGGGCGGCCGGGCTCGGCGGTGAGGTTGCTGTCAGAATTGACGGCAATGTGGTGCGCGGCGTCTTCGAGACCATTGACGAGGACTGCCGTTTCGTGATCCGCGACGATGATGGATCCGTTCTGACGATCGCGGCCGGCGACGTGCATTTCGGCGCGGTCGCGTCAGCGCGGGTATAG